GCTGCCGCCGGCTATTCGCTCCAGACAATCTCGACCGAACCGAGACCTACATCAATTCGCAAATCGAGACGGGCCGCGGCAGAATCAAAATCTTCCGATTTGTAGTACCCGTCTCTTATTCTCAGACCGGCGGCGTTGCGGAATTTTACTTTGGAAAGGAAGTTATCTTCCGCCTCTATCCGGACCGACAATTCGCGCGGGAGATAAATAACAGCGCTTCCCAGTCCGACGGAGATTTCAGCCTGTGCGCGAGTCTTCAGCTCTCCGGTAAACTCGAGACGAAATTCACCGACTCCGCCGTCAAATTTCAGAGTCTTAAAATTGGCGTTGAGCAGTTTTTCAATTTCGAACTCGGCGGCGCCGGCTTCAATCGAGATATTATCCAGCTCTGTCGGATTGGGACTGCTGAAAACAAGTTTCCCTTCGGCGACACCGATATCAAGGTTGAGGTCGGTGAGGGGAACTCCGCCCAGGTCGATAAAGGCGTCACAGAGTCCAAATTCCAGTTTTAAATCAGTCTTGTACGAGCGGGACAGTTCCATTTCCCACCGGTTGTCTTCGGTATCGACCTGAAATTTGCTGAAAAGGTCGGAGCCGACTTCAAGATACCCCCGTTCTCCCCGTTTCCGATAATCGGCAAAGACCTCTAAGCGGTCGGGGTTATAGGTGACGTCGGCTCGAAAGAGCGCGGGCATTTCCTCGGACGTCAAGCGGAAGTTGCCGGCGGCGAGGTCAATATCGGCATAGAGGATGGTAATGCTGTCGGCCGGGAAATTGAACTCTTTGGTCTCAACGGGTGCGGCGACGGCAGAGAGCGATAGCATCAGCATCAGGGCTGACGCTCCAAGAGATTTGTATGATTTCATGATTATTCTTTACGGGATAATCATCCCTTTGTTTCAGGCTCATCCCCTTTCAGGGGAGGAGGCGACGGGGGCGGCGGGGGAGAGAAGGAATCCATCCTTACAGAAATTGTGACCGATTTTTCGCAATCGCGGGTTCCGAAGCGGGTCAGAACCACGGTGCCAAGCCCGGCCGTGATACCGATAGACCAGATAATTATTGCCAGCACCAAAAACAGAGTAGCGAGTCCATCACTGAATCCGGAAGGGGACAGCATAAAGATGGACATTATAATCCAGGGGATGTAAAGCACGGTCATGCCGAAAACGATTCTCAAAAGTTGCGAATTGATGCCGGCAGAAAGAACCCGCCCCAGCGCCCGTCCCACAAATTGACCGAGCCCGATGGTGCCCAATATTACTCCCAGAACCAGCGCCAGCGGAAGGACGAAAATAGCAACCGGTATCCCGATGATAGTGAGGCAGAGGAGGGCAAAAACAGGACCGAATAGAATCCAGGCGGCAAAACCGATAAAGAAGGAGCGGACAAAATAGGTCTGCAGACATTTCTCGACACGGTTTATCGAATTGGGTACGATAGCAACCGCCAGTAAACCGCAGAAAAGCAGGACGGCCAGGATTATAAGATTGGCAATCAGGGCGGTATCGGAAGTGGTGTCGAATATTTCGATTTCAGGAATTTTGGGAAGGTCGGTCTCGATTTGACTCCCGCCGATAATGGCGCCGCGCATCTTGACGATTTCCGGGGCGCGGGCATCACCCGTTATCTCTCCGGAAGAGGTGACCGTAATCTTGCGGTAAGAGATAACATCCCCTTTGACCGTACCTTTGACCGTAATGGGACCGACTGCCACCAAAGGTCCGATGATTATTTCTTCGGGTCCTATTTCGACCGTGCCCAGCTGCAACCCGCGGATTTTACGGAATACCGATGATTCCAGTTCCTTTCGCAGAGAGTCGCTCAACACGACGAATTTTTCGGCGTCAAGGGCCTGCCTCTCGGCTTCCAGGAGAATTGAATCAGGATGCGGTACGATTGGAGGGATTATTTCAAGGCCGGGAATATCCGGTGAGGATATTTTACCCCCGGGGATGAATTTGTCCTGGCTGAAATCATACTCCCATTCCACCCCCTGACTGTCAACGCCGTAAACGCCATCGGGGGAAAGATGCAGCTCCAGGAAGACTTTCGCTTCCGCTCTGGCGTCAGCGGCTTTTCCGGTGGTCTCCGGCTCTGCCGTTTCCGCCGGCAGCGCGGCTAACAAAGATAAAGAAATGACCGCAAGAAACCGGAGGCCTGTATGAATCGCTCGCCAAATCATAGTCAGTACTCCGTTACCTCGATATGCCCGGAGGCGGTGGTCAGCGATATCTTGGGACCATCGGAACCGAACTCGCCCACCAGACGATTCTTGGTGACTGAGCGCACCGCCAGTTTCAAATCGGTTCTGATTTCTCCGGCGCCGGTCTCGAGACGAAGCAGGCCCGAGGAATTCTCCGGCACCACCAGAACGATTCTTCCGGCCGTAGTGCGGACAGAGATATCTTTATAGGTTTTCAATGCGGTCTTGATGGTGACATCGCCGGCCTGCGTGACGATATCAGCGGCGCCGGAATCCTGCTGGATATCTATGGCGCCGGCGTTGGAGCGTAGGCGCACATCTCCGGAAAGCTGCCGCAGGTTGACTTCCCCGGAGGATTGGGCAATGATAAGAGAGCCCTGCAATCCGTTGCCGCGGACATCTCCGGAAGTCAAACGAATATCGGCGGAGCCGTCAACGGTCTCCAGACTCAGGTCGCAGGAGCTGGCGGAAACAGCAATGTCGCCGTTGATATCTTTGAAAGTAATCTCGCCTGCGCCGTTCTTCTCTATGTCGATATTGCCGGCGATAGCGCTCAGGCGTACTTCTCCGTGGGAGGCATTTATATAAAGATCACCGCTTATACCATCGACCATAATGTCGCCGGGACTGCCTTCGAGCTCCAGACGGCAGTTACGGGGGACGGAAATAGAGTAATCGACACCGCCGAAACCCTCCTGGTCGGCGCCAAAAAGCCTGTCCCAGAAGGAGGGGGACTTGCGTGCGCTTTTCAGATAATCGGTCAATACCGATATCCGGTTTTCGGTGCGGGTCACCTTGATATCGATAGCGGCGCCCAGCTCTTCGGCTTCTTCCTGGTCGGAGGCGCGGACGAATTTGACCGCTTTAATTATCACCTGGTTATCGGCGCCGCCCACCACATCAATCCGCCCCGGAATATTGCTCAGGTAGAATTCGACCGAGTCGGCGGCATCGATAGTCTTTTGATAATCAAAGCGAAATGTCTTCGCTTCCGCGTGAACCACGAATGCCAGTAACAGAAGCAGAATAGCCGAATATGTTTTTCCCACGAGCCGTGTCATAATTCTTATAGCGCCTTGAGTTTTTTCTTCAGCAACTCCCGCGCCCGGAAGATTCGGGCTTTTACTGTTCCAATCGGAATATTCAGCGCCGCCGATATCTCTTCATAGGAGCGGTCATCCTTATGACGGTACAAAATCACGGTCCGGTATTTCTCCGGCAGGGAATCGATCGCTTCCTGTATTGAAACCCGGCGCTCCCGCTCCTCGAGGTCCTTTTCAGGATGATAAGAATAATCGGCGACATCGATTTCGGAGCGACCCTCGGAGGAGTCGGAGGCGGCGTCAAGGGAGAGAGTCTTAATCTTCTGTTTCCGGAGAAAATCGATAGCGGAATTGGCGGCGATACGGTACAACCA
The Candidatus Zixiibacteriota bacterium genome window above contains:
- a CDS encoding toast rack family protein — encoded protein: MKSYKSLGASALMLMLSLSAVAAPVETKEFNFPADSITILYADIDLAAGNFRLTSEEMPALFRADVTYNPDRLEVFADYRKRGERGYLEVGSDLFSKFQVDTEDNRWEMELSRSYKTDLKLEFGLCDAFIDLGGVPLTDLNLDIGVAEGKLVFSSPNPTELDNISIEAGAAEFEIEKLLNANFKTLKFDGGVGEFRLEFTGELKTRAQAEISVGLGSAVIYLPRELSVRIEAEDNFLSKVKFRNAAGLRIRDGYYKSEDFDSAAARLDLRIDVGLGSVEIVWSE
- a CDS encoding polymer-forming cytoskeletal protein translates to MLAALPAETAEPETTGKAADARAEAKVFLELHLSPDGVYGVDSQGVEWEYDFSQDKFIPGGKISSPDIPGLEIIPPIVPHPDSILLEAERQALDAEKFVVLSDSLRKELESSVFRKIRGLQLGTVEIGPEEIIIGPLVAVGPITVKGTVKGDVISYRKITVTSSGEITGDARAPEIVKMRGAIIGGSQIETDLPKIPEIEIFDTTSDTALIANLIILAVLLFCGLLAVAIVPNSINRVEKCLQTYFVRSFFIGFAAWILFGPVFALLCLTIIGIPVAIFVLPLALVLGVILGTIGLGQFVGRALGRVLSAGINSQLLRIVFGMTVLYIPWIIMSIFMLSPSGFSDGLATLFLVLAIIIWSIGITAGLGTVVLTRFGTRDCEKSVTISVRMDSFSPPPPPSPPPLKGDEPETKG
- a CDS encoding DUF4097 family beta strand repeat-containing protein, whose protein sequence is MTRLVGKTYSAILLLLLAFVVHAEAKTFRFDYQKTIDAADSVEFYLSNIPGRIDVVGGADNQVIIKAVKFVRASDQEEAEELGAAIDIKVTRTENRISVLTDYLKSARKSPSFWDRLFGADQEGFGGVDYSISVPRNCRLELEGSPGDIMVDGISGDLYINASHGEVRLSAIAGNIDIEKNGAGEITFKDINGDIAVSASSCDLSLETVDGSADIRLTSGDVRGNGLQGSLIIAQSSGEVNLRQLSGDVRLRSNAGAIDIQQDSGAADIVTQAGDVTIKTALKTYKDISVRTTAGRIVLVVPENSSGLLRLETGAGEIRTDLKLAVRSVTKNRLVGEFGSDGPKISLTTASGHIEVTEY
- a CDS encoding sigma-70 family RNA polymerase sigma factor, whose amino-acid sequence is WLYRIAANSAIDFLRKQKIKTLSLDAASDSSEGRSEIDVADYSYHPEKDLEERERRVSIQEAIDSLPEKYRTVILYRHKDDRSYEEISAALNIPIGTVKARIFRARELLKKKLKAL